A section of the Scleropages formosus chromosome 12, fSclFor1.1, whole genome shotgun sequence genome encodes:
- the orc2 gene encoding origin recognition complex subunit 2 isoform X2, translating to MSPAKRAAEVSGLYVRFVGDAEVLEHIVERREGAKVPKGSVQKLLALKEDQGPQECEGSVGEQDYLDALGTGATAGEEDGGGGGGGSSGPGGSAVFTFQTAKRSHKMAQMASEMARAPGRTVTFCSPGSPEAAGSPSRGSRGAAGETRTPPKGRKVRFVSSTPHRLRKRLAAPNLRSESDSDLSPSHSEDEEDDDEEEREEKEELREAELTTPSKVAAAALYRTPAKKPKKGLEPSLVEEYFTAHASSKVTTSDRTLQKLQTPKLDQETLARLLDGKPSSYADEINQLNKEHEKFFSKWMLQLQLGFNVLLYGLGSKKPLLERFRTSRLLGVTHLVVNGFFPSITLKSILNSITVEVLEHQGSFRSPVEQMDFIMKSLRQDPSLQVYLVIHNIDGPMLRSEKTQQALGQLASLTNVHVLASIDHINAPLVWDQAKLSLFNWLWYETTTYLPYAEETSYENSLLVQQSGALALSSLTHVLRSLTPNARGIFRLLAEFQLESRDNPSYSGLSFQEFYQRCREAFLVNSDVTLRTQLTEFRDHKLIRTKKGADSVEYLLIPVDPATLTDFLEKEDAQ from the exons ATGAGTCCGGCGAAGCGGGCCGCGGAGGTTTCGGGCCTGTACGTGCGCTTCGTGGGCGACGCCGAGGTCCTGGAGCACATCGTGGAGCGGCGAGAGG GTGCAAAGGTGCCCAAAGGCTCTGTGCAGAAGCTCCTCGCCCTCAAGGAGGACCAGGGACCGCAAGAGTGCGAAGGGAGCGTCGGCGAGCAGGACTACCTGGACGCCCTGGGCACAGGagccacag CGGGGGAGGAAgacggcggtggcggcggcggcggcagctcGGGCCCTGGGGGAAGCGCCGTGTTCACCTTCCAGACCGCCAAGCGCTCCCACAAGATGGCCCAGATGG CATCGGAGATGGCGCGGGCACCAGGCAGAACGGTCACCTTCTGCTCGCCGGGCTCTCCAGAGGCGGCCGGCAGCCcatccagaggcagcaggg GGGCGGCCGGCGAGACCAGGACTCCGCCGAAG GGCAGAAAGGTGCGGTTTGTATCGAGCACTCCGCACCGGCTGAGGAAGCGACTGGCTG CTCCAAACCTGAGGTCTGAGAGCGACAGCGACCTGTCTCCCTCCCATTcggaggatgaggaggacgacgacgaggaggagagggaagaaAAGGAGGAGCTGCGTGAGGCTGAGCTGACGACCCCCAGCAAGGTGGCTGCGGCGGCTCTCTACAGAACTCCCGCAAAGAAACCCAAGAAAGGTCTcgag CCCAGCCTGGTGGAGGAGTACTTCACAGCTCACGCCAGTTCGAAGGTCACGACCTCTGACAGAACTCTTCAAAAGCTGCAGACGCCCAAGCTTGACCAG GAAACACTGGCCAGGCTCCTCGATGGGAAACCGTCCTCATATGCAGACGAAATTAATCAGCTGAACAAGGAGCACGAGAAATTTTTTAGCAAGTGGATGCTGCAGTTACA GCTGGGTTTCAACGTGCTGCTCTACGGCTTGGGCTCCAAGAAGCCACTGCTGGAACGGTTCCGCACATCGAGGCTCCTTGGCGTCACTCACCTGGTCGTCAACGGCTTCTTCCCCAGCATCACCCTCAAGTCG ATTTTGAACTCCATTACGGTGGAGGTGCTGGAGCATCAGGGCAGCTTCCGCTCCCCTGTGGAGCAGATGGACTTCATCATGAAATCCCTGAGACAAG ACCCGAGTTTGCAGGTGTACCTCGTCATCCACAACATTGACGGGCCGATGCTGCGGAGTGAGAAGACCCAGCAGGCACTGGGGCAGCTGGCCTCCCTGACCAACGTGCACGTGCTGGCATCCATCGACCACATCAACGCGCCGCTCG TGTGGGACCAGGCGAAGCTGAGCCTTTTCAACTGGCTGTGGTACGAGACGACCACCTACCTGCCGTACGCCGAGGAGACGTCCTACGAGAACTCGCTGCTGGTGCAGCAGTCTGGGGCGCTGGCGCTCAGCTCCCTCACGCACGTGCTCCGCAGCCTCACGCCCAACGCCAG GGGTATCTTCAGGCTGCTTGCAGAGTTCCAGCTGGAGAGCAGAGACAACCCCTCGTATTCAG GGCTCTCCTTCCAGGAGTTCTACCAGCGGTGCCGCGAGGCCTTTCTGGTGAACAGTGACGTCACCCTGAGGACGCAGCTCACCGAGTTCCGCGACCACAAACTCATCCGCACCAAAAAG GGTGCCGACAGCGTGGAGTATCTGCTGATCCCCGTCGACCCGGCAACGCTGACTGACTTCCTGGAGAAGGAGGACGCGCAGTGA
- the prmt2 gene encoding LOW QUALITY PROTEIN: protein arginine N-methyltransferase 2 (The sequence of the model RefSeq protein was modified relative to this genomic sequence to represent the inferred CDS: substituted 1 base at 1 genomic stop codon): MMMDEEDAQPKNSSRLQISPPWSGQSDDQLRFSAGDRLLVLHKSSPHWCWAELHGLSGYVPSNHLQARAQQQVEQQVEVDCPWQDEEYYGSYGTLXVHLHVTGSLLVDMSPRAEAPPGDAVRQAICANSASLRGRVLLDVGCGTGIISLFCARFSQPAALYAVEASTMVVHTRRLVQENGCEALVTVIHSRAGDLVLPEKVDVLVSDWMGNCLLFEFMVESVLVARDRWLEEGGTMWPSSASLVLVPCEALAEYEEKVSFWKCPYGLDFSCLQPIAQREFFSKPKFNHESKPEDCLSAPCDVITLDMHTVQVADLEKMTGEFKFGVENQGTLHGFTAWFSARFRSLETGGTPAELNTGPHSNPTHWKRTLFMLDTPVAARPGDSICGTLQLRRIPVWRRHMTVTLQWSVHGDGAETCKTYNKSFPMWR; this comes from the exons ATGATGATGGACGAAGAAGATGCTCAGCCGAAGAATTCGTCGCGGTTGCAGATTTCTCCCCCGTGGAGTGGACAGAGTGACGACCAG CTCCGCTTCAGCGCAGGGGACCGACTGCTCGTCCTTCACAAGAGCTCCCCCCACTGGTGTTGGGCAGAACTGCACGGCCTCTCGGGCTACGTCCCGTCCAATCACCTGCAGGCGCGCGCCCAGCAGCAggtagagcagcaggtggaggtGGACTGTCCCTGGCAGGATGAGGAGTATTACGGAAGCTATGGCACGCTG TAAGTCCACCTGCACGTCACCGGCTCTCTGCTTGTGGACATGTCGCCCCGTGCAGAAGCTCCGCCTGGAGATGCTGTCAGACAGGCGATCTGCGCCAACAGCGCCTCTCTCAGGGGACGAGTGCTCCTGGACGTCGGCTGCGGGACAGGAATCATCAGCCTCTTCTGTGCCCGTTTCTCCCAGCCTGCTGCG CTGTATGCGGTGGAGGCAAGCACCATGGTGGTCCACACCCGCAGGCTGGTCCAGGAGAATGGTTGTGAGGCCTTGGTGACCGTCATTCACAGCCGTGCGGGGGATCTGGTCCTGCCCGAGAAGGTGGACGTTCTGGTGTCCGACTGGATGGGCAACTGTCTCCTG TTTGAATTCATGGTGGAATCTGTGCTGGTGGCGCGAGATCGCTGGCTCGAGGAGGGCGGTACAATGTGGCCCTCGTCCGCCTCCTTGGTACTCGTACCCTGTGAGGCCCTGGCGGAATACGAGGAGAAAGTGAGCTTCTGGAAATGTCCTTATGGCCTGGACTTCAGCTGCCTACA GCCCATAGCCCAGCGGGAGTTCTTCTCCAAGCCTAAATTCAACCATGAAAGTAAGCCTGAGGACTGCCTGTCTGCTCCCTGCGATGTGATCACCTTGGACATGCACACGGTGCAGGTTGCTGACTTGGAG aaaatgacTGGTGAATTCAAGTTCGGAGTGGAGAACCAGGGGACTCTGCATGGCTTTACGGCCTGGTTCAGCGCCCGGTTCCGAAGTCTGGAGACAGGCGGTACCCCAGCGGAGCTCAACACCGGACCACATAGTAA CCCGACTCACTGGAAACGGACTCTGTTCATGCTGGACACCCCCGTTGCAGCGCGCCCCGGGGACTCCATTTGCGGGACCCTCCAGCTTCGGCGGATCCCCGTGTGGAGGCGTCACATGACTGTGACTCTGCAGTGGAGTGTGCATGGTGATGGTGCAGAAACCTGCAAG ACCTACAATAAGAGCTTCCCCATGTGGAGGTGA
- the orc2 gene encoding origin recognition complex subunit 2 isoform X1, which produces MSPAKRAAEVSGLYVRFVGDAEVLEHIVERREGAKVPKGSVQKLLALKEDQGPQECEGSVGEQDYLDALGTGATAGEEDGGGGGGGSSGPGGSAVFTFQTAKRSHKMAQMASEMARAPGRTVTFCSPGSPEAAGSPSRGSRGAAGETRTPPKVRPTGGRGRDVRSPAGESWASRLNSFLPQGRKVRFVSSTPHRLRKRLAAPNLRSESDSDLSPSHSEDEEDDDEEEREEKEELREAELTTPSKVAAAALYRTPAKKPKKGLEPSLVEEYFTAHASSKVTTSDRTLQKLQTPKLDQETLARLLDGKPSSYADEINQLNKEHEKFFSKWMLQLQLGFNVLLYGLGSKKPLLERFRTSRLLGVTHLVVNGFFPSITLKSILNSITVEVLEHQGSFRSPVEQMDFIMKSLRQDPSLQVYLVIHNIDGPMLRSEKTQQALGQLASLTNVHVLASIDHINAPLVWDQAKLSLFNWLWYETTTYLPYAEETSYENSLLVQQSGALALSSLTHVLRSLTPNARGIFRLLAEFQLESRDNPSYSGLSFQEFYQRCREAFLVNSDVTLRTQLTEFRDHKLIRTKKGADSVEYLLIPVDPATLTDFLEKEDAQ; this is translated from the exons ATGAGTCCGGCGAAGCGGGCCGCGGAGGTTTCGGGCCTGTACGTGCGCTTCGTGGGCGACGCCGAGGTCCTGGAGCACATCGTGGAGCGGCGAGAGG GTGCAAAGGTGCCCAAAGGCTCTGTGCAGAAGCTCCTCGCCCTCAAGGAGGACCAGGGACCGCAAGAGTGCGAAGGGAGCGTCGGCGAGCAGGACTACCTGGACGCCCTGGGCACAGGagccacag CGGGGGAGGAAgacggcggtggcggcggcggcggcagctcGGGCCCTGGGGGAAGCGCCGTGTTCACCTTCCAGACCGCCAAGCGCTCCCACAAGATGGCCCAGATGG CATCGGAGATGGCGCGGGCACCAGGCAGAACGGTCACCTTCTGCTCGCCGGGCTCTCCAGAGGCGGCCGGCAGCCcatccagaggcagcaggg GGGCGGCCGGCGAGACCAGGACTCCGCCGAAGGTTCGTCCTACAGGCGGTAGGGGAAGAGACGTGCGGAGTCCAGCTGGAGAGTCCTGGGCTTCACGCTTAAATTCTTTCCTTCCCCAGGGCAGAAAGGTGCGGTTTGTATCGAGCACTCCGCACCGGCTGAGGAAGCGACTGGCTG CTCCAAACCTGAGGTCTGAGAGCGACAGCGACCTGTCTCCCTCCCATTcggaggatgaggaggacgacgacgaggaggagagggaagaaAAGGAGGAGCTGCGTGAGGCTGAGCTGACGACCCCCAGCAAGGTGGCTGCGGCGGCTCTCTACAGAACTCCCGCAAAGAAACCCAAGAAAGGTCTcgag CCCAGCCTGGTGGAGGAGTACTTCACAGCTCACGCCAGTTCGAAGGTCACGACCTCTGACAGAACTCTTCAAAAGCTGCAGACGCCCAAGCTTGACCAG GAAACACTGGCCAGGCTCCTCGATGGGAAACCGTCCTCATATGCAGACGAAATTAATCAGCTGAACAAGGAGCACGAGAAATTTTTTAGCAAGTGGATGCTGCAGTTACA GCTGGGTTTCAACGTGCTGCTCTACGGCTTGGGCTCCAAGAAGCCACTGCTGGAACGGTTCCGCACATCGAGGCTCCTTGGCGTCACTCACCTGGTCGTCAACGGCTTCTTCCCCAGCATCACCCTCAAGTCG ATTTTGAACTCCATTACGGTGGAGGTGCTGGAGCATCAGGGCAGCTTCCGCTCCCCTGTGGAGCAGATGGACTTCATCATGAAATCCCTGAGACAAG ACCCGAGTTTGCAGGTGTACCTCGTCATCCACAACATTGACGGGCCGATGCTGCGGAGTGAGAAGACCCAGCAGGCACTGGGGCAGCTGGCCTCCCTGACCAACGTGCACGTGCTGGCATCCATCGACCACATCAACGCGCCGCTCG TGTGGGACCAGGCGAAGCTGAGCCTTTTCAACTGGCTGTGGTACGAGACGACCACCTACCTGCCGTACGCCGAGGAGACGTCCTACGAGAACTCGCTGCTGGTGCAGCAGTCTGGGGCGCTGGCGCTCAGCTCCCTCACGCACGTGCTCCGCAGCCTCACGCCCAACGCCAG GGGTATCTTCAGGCTGCTTGCAGAGTTCCAGCTGGAGAGCAGAGACAACCCCTCGTATTCAG GGCTCTCCTTCCAGGAGTTCTACCAGCGGTGCCGCGAGGCCTTTCTGGTGAACAGTGACGTCACCCTGAGGACGCAGCTCACCGAGTTCCGCGACCACAAACTCATCCGCACCAAAAAG GGTGCCGACAGCGTGGAGTATCTGCTGATCCCCGTCGACCCGGCAACGCTGACTGACTTCCTGGAGAAGGAGGACGCGCAGTGA